The Methanothrix soehngenii GP6 genome has a window encoding:
- a CDS encoding S24/S26 family peptidase has product MWLMKIGEWFDSLPIPQLAKDIIFVVVVVGAISLLSQITLGLWTPMVAVESGSMVPNLNVGDIILVQGASRTEVIPWDEGEKMNYTAFNNPGDVILYRPYGKESLNLFDQLKMVLGMPPGQGKAIPIIHRALYHVEENEPMWEGGPGAPFAGYITKGDHNEVIDQMAGQTLGMANMSYFDQHRDDIMRVGDDVYLDKNTGLLLYQTENGTFVGDGISYLTPVKDEWVIGVARVKIPLVGYVRLLPNIISDEIHKIIG; this is encoded by the coding sequence ATGTGGCTGATGAAGATCGGAGAATGGTTTGACAGTCTGCCTATCCCCCAGCTGGCCAAAGATATAATTTTCGTTGTAGTGGTGGTGGGAGCCATATCCCTCCTCTCCCAGATAACTCTGGGCCTCTGGACGCCTATGGTGGCTGTGGAGTCGGGAAGCATGGTGCCCAATCTCAATGTGGGAGATATTATCCTCGTTCAGGGGGCAAGCCGCACCGAGGTGATTCCCTGGGATGAGGGAGAAAAGATGAACTACACTGCATTCAACAATCCTGGGGACGTCATCCTCTATCGGCCTTATGGCAAGGAGAGCCTGAACCTCTTCGACCAGCTCAAAATGGTCCTGGGAATGCCTCCCGGCCAGGGCAAGGCCATACCCATAATCCATCGTGCTCTATATCACGTGGAGGAGAATGAGCCGATGTGGGAGGGAGGGCCTGGAGCGCCGTTTGCTGGCTATATCACCAAAGGGGATCATAATGAGGTCATCGACCAGATGGCAGGCCAGACCCTGGGCATGGCAAATATGTCGTACTTCGATCAGCATCGCGATGATATCATGCGGGTGGGCGATGACGTGTATCTGGACAAGAACACCGGCCTGCTCCTTTACCAGACCGAGAATGGAACCTTTGTGGGAGATGGGATCAGCTATCTGACCCCGGTGAAGGATGAGTGGGTCATAGGGGTGGCCAGGGTGAAGATACCATTGGTGGGCTACGTCAGGCTGCTGCCCAATATAATCTCTGATGAGATTCACAAGATAATCGGTTAA
- the nikR gene encoding nickel-responsive transcriptional regulator NikR has translation MEQELMRIGVSLPEKLLSRFDEIILKRGYSSRSEGIRDAIRNYIVHYEWMSDVQGERVGVITLVYSHSQRGLVENLTEIQHDSGDIIQSSLHVHLDHDNCLEVIVLRGEGKDVRVAAEKMMSLKGVKHVKLTTTSMGKEL, from the coding sequence ATGGAACAGGAATTAATGAGGATAGGCGTCTCGCTACCTGAAAAGCTTCTTTCCAGGTTCGACGAGATAATATTGAAGCGCGGCTACTCCTCGCGCTCCGAGGGTATAAGGGATGCAATCAGAAACTACATCGTCCACTACGAATGGATGAGCGACGTGCAGGGGGAGAGAGTAGGGGTCATCACCCTGGTCTATTCCCATTCCCAAAGGGGCTTGGTGGAGAATCTGACTGAGATCCAGCATGATTCGGGCGATATCATCCAGTCCAGCCTCCATGTCCATCTGGACCACGACAACTGCCTGGAGGTGATTGTCTTGCGGGGAGAGGGCAAGGACGTGAGAGTGGCGGCGGAGAAGATGATGTCCCTGAAGGGTGTGAAGCATGTCAAACTGACCACCACCTCCATGGGAAAGGAGCTGTAG
- a CDS encoding fibrillarin-like rRNA/tRNA 2'-O-methyltransferase: MPPEEIAPGIYILHERDGARLATRSSDPVPVYGERIHNGYRLWDPYRSKLAALILKGKWQTLPLKSNSRVLYLGASTGTTVSHVADIVSEGLVYAVEFSARSMRDLVRLCERRKNIIPILADAAKPEEYAPLLEPVDLVYQDVAQKNQAQIASLNCARYLGQGGELCLMLKSRSVDTTAPPQAVLQSELKKLEGLELIKIMNLEPFHLDHWAVRARWNPGPSEEGH, encoded by the coding sequence ATGCCACCGGAAGAGATTGCTCCAGGGATATATATCCTGCATGAAAGGGATGGTGCGCGGCTAGCGACGAGATCGTCCGATCCCGTGCCCGTTTACGGCGAACGCATCCACAATGGATATCGCCTCTGGGACCCATATCGCTCGAAGCTCGCCGCCCTCATCCTGAAGGGAAAATGGCAGACTCTCCCCTTGAAGAGCAACTCCCGGGTACTCTACCTGGGAGCATCCACTGGCACCACCGTCAGCCACGTGGCGGATATTGTCTCAGAAGGCCTGGTCTATGCGGTGGAGTTCTCGGCCCGCTCCATGCGCGACCTGGTCCGGCTGTGCGAGAGACGCAAAAACATCATTCCCATCCTCGCCGATGCGGCAAAGCCGGAGGAGTATGCTCCTCTCCTGGAACCGGTGGATCTGGTCTACCAGGATGTAGCTCAGAAGAATCAGGCCCAGATCGCCTCTCTCAACTGCGCGAGGTACCTGGGCCAGGGAGGCGAGCTGTGTCTCATGCTCAAGAGCCGCTCGGTGGACACGACCGCCCCGCCTCAAGCAGTTCTCCAGTCAGAGCTAAAAAAGCTGGAAGGGCTGGAGCTTATTAAGATCATGAACCTGGAGCCATTCCACCTGGACCACTGGGCGGTGCGGGCCAGGTGGAATCCGGGCCCATCAGAAGAGGGCCATTGA